A window of Tachypleus tridentatus isolate NWPU-2018 chromosome 7, ASM421037v1, whole genome shotgun sequence genomic DNA:
ccgcacaacccccacccaggaggagaaacctgagccgtccctaattttgcagtgtaagactagagggaaggcagctagtcatcaccaccccccgccgactcttgggcgattgaccgtcacattataacgatcccacagctgatagggcgagcatgtttagcgcgactgggatgcgaacccgcgaccttcggattacgagccgcacgcctaacgcgctcggccatgccgggcacataCCTTTCTAatgcaaagtattttttttttatttaaagggttaaaatataattaactaattttatGTACTTCAGTGATTTATTTCTGATAAACACGGGACAAGGTTTGTTCACATTGATGTCCAAATATGGTTGAAAGCTACCAAATATTTATTCGTCATAAACCACATTGCCCCATATTTTCAAGGAGTTATACAGAAAGAGTTGCTATGGAAATGGCcctgcgtggccaggtggttaaggcactcgactcctaatctgaggatcgcgggttcgaatccccgtaacacaaaacatgctcgccctttcagccgtggaagcattataatgttacagtcaatggaactattcgttggtaaaagagtagcccaagagttgacagagggtggtgatgactagctgtcttcccttcattctcacactgcaaaattagggacggctagcgcagatagctctcgtgtagctttgcgcgaaattcgaaacaaacaaccaaacaagctTTGGAAATGAAATTTAGCTTGCGTTAATTCGAAGAAATAATCACAGTGGAGAAGACTTACCTGAATCTGCTTAGTCCGTAGCCTTCTTTCTGAAAACATGGAACTCGCGACTTTCTCCATGTGGCTTTTGTGAAATGTTGCTGAAGTGTGGGACGAGTTGAATAACAATCACATGTAGCAGCTAGCTGTTCATGTTTATGTAGAAGTTGTCAACAATGTTTTAACGATCTTCCGACACTGAGATAAAACAGAAGCCTCTTACACTGAACTGCTAATTGCCGCTTGTCTTGAGATGAGTATTATTAACttggtatatttatgtatatacagtGTGTTATGCTTTCTATATAGATAACGCAATGAAAATACACAGCTGCTGACTGTGAAATAATAACTTACACAACTACGTCAGAAGTTGAGTTTCGGTAATCCAATCTGAAAGGTATTTTAAACAACATATGGTTTAAATGGGATGGACAGAAACCTGCAGAATGAGACAGAGCCATCCCTTATTTCGAAATTCTTACCAGGGGGACGACCAATCAGCACAAACCGCCCCCTAAACGGTTACTTTTAACCGATTAAAGGGATTGGTTGTGAGTTTTATAAGGCTCttacaacttaaaaataaaaatgcagagAGTATTCACCGAAACATTgcaattcttgtttgtttgtttgtttttgaatttcgcgcaaagctacacgagggctacctgcgctagccgtccctaatttagcagtttaagactagagggaagacagctagtcatcacccaccgccaactcttgggctactcttttaccaacgaatagtgggattaaccgtcacattaaaccccaacccccacggctgaaagggcgagcatgtttagtgcgaccgggattcgaacccgcgaccctcggattacgagtctaacaccttaactcacctggccatgccgagcctatggttgaaaagaaaaaacaaatttaccattttttgtcatttaaaaatcTAAGTTTATTTTACAACCAGATTATGTTTGAGAATGTATACATCATGATTGTGggaatttattttacacaaaaattaatatttcagattTAGAATACAGAGTTGAGTATTTGGtagtaaaacaattttgaatCTGCAAATCAAAAAGACAAGtgacaactgtttgtttgtttgttttggaattttgcaattttgcacaaagctactcgagggctatctgtgctagccgtccctaatttagcagtgtaagactagagggaaggcagctagtcatcaccacccaccgccaactcttgggctactcttttaccaacgaatagtgggattcaccgtcacattataacgcccccacggctgggagggcgagcatgtttacgcgactcgggcgcgaacccgcgaccctcagattacgaagcgtacgccttaacgcgctaggccatgccaggcccgtttgGTTTGCGCGAACTATGAATCTGAAGGTCCGTGGTTCATCTGTTACCGCGAAAACATGATCTCATGATGCGTTATATAACTGACGGTTAGATCTCACTATTCgatgaaaaaaaaagtagttcTTGAGTTAGTAGAGGATAGTGTTGAATAAGTGTTTACTTTCTAGCCTGTCAGTTGAAAATTAAGGACGAATATGTGCATATAGCTTctgtgtagcgttgcgcgaaagaTCTTAAACAAATCTGCACTTTAACCAAAAAtaagttgcgggttcgaatccccgtcgcaccaaacatgcccgttctttcagccgtgtggacgttataaagtgacgttcaatcccactattcgttggtaaaagagtaacccaagagttggcggtgggtggtgatgactagctgccttccctttagtcttacactgctaaattagggacggctagcgtagatagcccttgtgtagctttgtgcgaaattcaaaacaaaccaaagacaaATTTATTCTGTGATCACTCTGAATTTGGTGAGCTTCGACCGGTTGTTGCTGAAAAggaatatttgtgtgtgtgtgtcatttaGAATACAAAAAGATCGATGTGGCTACTTGAAACATAACAATAGGCGGTAGAAAGCAAACTTACTAACAACAAAAAAGGTTTTCTTCCATTTGTGAATTTATTGATTTCCAATAGCtcagggggcctggcatggcctagcgcgttaaggcgtgcgcttcgtaatctgagggtcgcgggttcgcgccaaacatgctcgccctcccagccgtgggggcgttataatgtgacggtcaatcccactattcgttggtaaaagagtagcccaagagctggcggtgggtggtgatgactagctgccttccctctagtcttacacttctatattagggacggttagcacagatagccctcgagtagctttgtgcgaaattccaaaaaccaaaccaaatccaaTAGCCCAGAAAATGTACCTCAAGTTTTTAATCAGGTTTATGAGAGCACCGAAATACGTATTAATTTTCTGTCGAATATAATTAGTTAGAGAATATTATCCAATATTATGGTGAAAAATTATATGCTGAATAAATTAACAGAGTCACTGTAGAGTGTAGTAATAAGTCAAATAAGTTGCCACTCACTTATTATGTCGGTGGAACAGTTTATAAAATGCTATTCATAATATAGATGCCATCTCTTCGCGATGCGACCCTTCATAACAAGGCTTAATGGCCTGAAAGTTTTTTATACGTTGCAATATACtaacataataaagtaaatattttgaacataatgCTTTATTAACACACTAAAATAAACACTTGTTGAcagtattaaaatactaaaataaatgctTCAATAAACGTACTTTGGTCCTTTTATAACGAACGTTTCGAAAATGAACGTAacagtttctttagtttttttactAACAGTAAATCAGTGTTTCCGTACCATAGATATAAATAACTATAGACTGGCCAGTCATTACCTTCTATCATTGAAGAATATGTTTCTATGCGGCCGCCATTGCTATGTGGTTAGGTTCGAACTGACAGAAAATGTAAAATGGCTGATAGTGACAATCGACCGTCTAAGAACGAAGGGATCACAGCGCTATGCTATTAACGTTTACACACATCGTGATCAAGAGTCGAAGGCGGAGGGTGTTTCATTCCACAAATACGTTTTGTGTTTTTTGCATAAGATGTTAAGTTACAGTGGAAAACATGGCAGTGGACATGGTGGCGAGAGCAAACTGACGTAGATGTTTACATCTAGTTTTAAAGTGTGTATCAGAGTCTTTCTTGgacggtatggccaagtggttaagacacgcGACTTGCAATCTGatggtcatgggttcgaatctccgtcacatgaaacatgctcgccctttcagccgtggaagtgtgataacgtgacagtcagtcccactatttgttggtaaaaaaaaagtatcccaagaattggcgatctgtggtgatgactagctgctttccctctagtctcacactgcgaaattagagactgctagcgcagatagccctcgtgtacctttgtgcaaaattcaaaacaaaccagactttTCTTGGAATTTCACCAATACAAGTCAGCATAACAGTTTGACAGCTTCTGATTTAAAATACTAATCATCCACGACATTTTAATGTTGCCTGCTGGCCAGTCAGACTATACAGGTACGCTGTCAAAACATGCACTGTCCAAAATTCTTGAGCTGTCGGTGCCAGTATGTGTGGTTTTAACAAAGAAAGCACGTTCATGTCACTTCGATGTaatgtaactgtatatatatatatatatatatagagagagagagagagagtttgtttgttttggaatttcgcacaaagctactcgagggctatctgtgccagccgtccctaatttagtagtgtaagactagagggaaggcagctagtcatcaccacccaccgccaactcttgggctactcttttaccaacgaaaagtgggattgaccgtcaaattataacgcccccacggctgggagggcgagcatgtttggcgcgaacccgcagattacgaagcgcacgccttaacgcgctaggccatgccaggccctatatatatatatatatatatatatatatagagagagagagagagagagaaagattgGGAGAAGAGGATAAAGAAGTGCTTATAACGGAATTAACCTAGTTTTATTACGGTATATGCCTTTCAatccactttgttacatttaattGTAGTGTATGTGTGAAATATCAGTTATTAAGTGTGTCAGATGAATAAACGTTTTCCACATTGCCAATTGTGGAATTGCATGTTCACATGAAAACAAAGTAGTGCAGATATGATTCTCACATGAAATAGTTGAATTTGAATAGTATATAATTACGAATTATAAATTTAATGGTAAAAGTTGTTAGCTATCCTGTAAATAAATACGTTGCTGTAGTGTTTATAAAACCATTGTACTGTACTCAGTTGGAAACGTCACCGGTATTCATGATTATCATGTTATTAAGATTTGTGAAACTACTATGTGAGAAACATTATCTACATAGCAGTTTTCTGAAAtaagcctggcatggctaagtgggttaagacgttcgactcttaatctgaaagtcgcgggttcgaatccccatcacatcaaacatgctcgccctttctgccgtgggggcgttttaatgtaacgatcaatctccACTATTCATTactaaaagagtaactcaagagtatccggtgggtggtgaagactagctgcctcccttctcgtcttacactactaaattaaggacagctatcGCCCTCGTGTAAAattcgaaaaaaatattttagattgtGAGAGAAATTTTATGTAAGTTGAAAAGGGAACACTCAGCACTGTATCGAAAAGTCCACGATTGGAAAGAACATGGCGCGCCACCTCTTGTTCATTAACAACAATACTTTGGATATGTATATTTCTCCGACGTAATAAATACCAGTAAAAAAAGAAGAGATTTTGATCTCAAGATTTCCCTGAGTGCTAAAACCCAATACATTCTTCATATTACTGGTCAGATATGTGCATTTCTTGTGAAAGATTTTTTACTAATTTCTAAGCTAAAATTAGGTTTAGATCATCTTGGCTTGAAAACTCATTACaatcaaataacaaaactatCCAAACGTCTCAGTTGGATGAAAAAGGGTCATTGAGGTAAgattttggtttttgaaattcgcgcaaagctacataaaggctatctgcgctagccgtccctaattttgcagtgtaagactaaagggaaggcagctagtcatcaccactcaccgccaactgttagactactcttttaccaaccaatagtaggattgaccgtaacattataaaggccccacggctgaaagggcgagcatgtttggtgtgaccgggactCGAATACTCGAACTACAAAACTCGAAGTTTTGCAATAGAGATTTTATTATACAACAAACATTACTAAACAGGGCTTACTGAcgtattaaaacaaatgtatatattaattaatggtATAAACGTGTTTACAACGTAATTTTCCACCCAATAAAAATTGCTTTAATCAACATGTTcctttaacaaaaacaaaaatactaaactTAATAACTTCACCGAGTTAAATAATTcgaaataatgtatatttataataaatttagtaacatatttcttcataattttttttacctcCACACTGAACTATATGCTTCTACGTTAACACCTTACGAACATAGTAAATGTTCAAACACAGCTACTAAACTGTGTTACGAGACACGTTTTACCATTGTAttggaataaatatatatacagtggaacctctctaaagcagccaccttcaggactgagacaaactggcctgattagagggggccactgtacataattagggatcatgtaaacaaaaaaatgaactgtgattgaatgaccgctttcaagggatGACCGAATCTGAagggtggccgcttagagggttccactgtatatatatactgacACACAAACTAACCAGGATTCTTTTTCATTGTATACTTCACcgtaaattttaatataacaagtaacgcttgtttgtttgtttgttttggaatttcgcacaaagctactcgagggctatctgtgctagccgtccctaatttagcagtgtaagactagtgctagtcatcaccacccaccgccaactcttgggctactcttttaccaacgaatagtgggattgaccgtcacattataacgccccacggctgggagggcgagcatgtttagcgcgacgcgggcgcgaacccgcgaccctcagattacgagtcacacgccttacgcgcttggccatgccgggccaggacaAGTAACGCAAGATTTACTGGTGTTCTGTCTAAACTACTTGTGTAGGGTATCTTATTCATACATCACAACTGGCTTTTacatactaaaaatctaccaATACATTCAAACTCAGAgctgtaaactttatttttataaatctttatgAGATATTGGCCTAATGTTCAAACTTTCATCAATTCTCACTTTATCTCGCTACAGTTGAATTTCACAGCACAAACAACTGTACTTTTAGATATATGTATGTGACTGATATTACCTACCTATAGGTTACATTCATCAACACCAAAAGTAATCCATGATCCACttgtatttacattataatatcaaaagttttaagttatttattctgTCCATGTTTGATATTTTGAAGTACATATAAAtagattgttaaatatattttaggtttttGAAGAGAAAGTGGCCAACTTTCTCAAACAAATGGGGCACACAGTAACAGCTGAAAAGATGGAAAGAAAAAATAGGGCACACAGCAACAACTCAAACTAGATAAAAGAACAAATGGGGCACATAGTAAAAACTGATcagagagaagaaaaaacaaatggGGCACACAGTAACAGCTGATAagatagatgaaaataaaaatgggGCATACAATAACAGCTGAtaagataaaatgaaagaaaaggaaaacaaagaataaaaatgctTGACAGGATTACAAACTGGTTAGGAATTGTGAATAACAGGACTCGATCACTGAATATTAGGAACATGGAGAAATGGAAAGTCATATCATCAACACCTGCAAGCAGACATGACACCAGAGattaacaaaaacagtattttgttaataaatgtgaTATTCCCTTCCCAGTTTTTAActacttgaaaataaaattaatgggtTATCAAACATTCATTATGAGTAACAAATAATTACACTACATATATAGAGCTttactactgttttttttttttaaattcaagctATCCTGAATGTTTACGTTGAAATACACGTTTTCTTTGTAGCAATAACAATCACATGAAATGTCATTTTCAACTTAGCGTGAGCACTGTTAGTAAGATAAGGTTATTTTTCACATCTGTTAATTTCTTAAGCTCTTggtgatttggtttggtttgtttcgaatatcgtgcaaagctacacaagggttatctgcgccagccatccctaatttagcagtgtcaactcttgggatactcttttaccaatgaatagtgcgattgattagcacattataacacccccacagctgaaagggtgagcatgtttggtgtgatggggattcaaacctgcgaccctcagagtaggagtcgagttccttaaccacctggccatgccgagccatttttGGTGACATGTCTCAATATTCATATGCGTTCATCACTTCTTTTTCAATGGAAAGAAGTGCATGTCAAAGGCAACTAACTGTgcatttaaaatacataacagaAATTTGTATAGAAGTTTATTTTATCCATATTAGTCCAGATTAAAATCATTAAGTCCTCAATAGCATTTACTAACGAGGTGTTTGAAAAAGGGTAGAATGAAAGATTGAGAAACAAAAACCCATAGTATGTATATACAAGTAACTGAGTTTTATCTAAACTTTATTATCAAAgaatttttattctataaaattgaatttaattaACAAAGTGCCATTATTCAATTCCAGTGTTTTTAGGTGGAAAATCTGCTTATctgttgtgtataatattaataaatttaagacACATAAAACTCATTGGtgaaaatatacaattaatggtaaaaactgaaatttattacTAACAAAAACATCAATTCTTGAATTTATGCAAAAGAACTAAGAATAATAAAACCAACTAACTGCAtgatttatgaaaacaaacaagttattataaaacttattcaGCAACGAAATTAAACTTACTGAGTTGCATTACAGGAACTTAACCATCAAAATTCTGAATttgtaatcataaaataaataattttgtggttgcaaaatattagaaaaatgttattttagtgaCATTTTCCCCAACTAAACCAAGGTTATTACAATAATAAGAATGCCATAGAATGGTTAATATTCAAATGGGAAACAGAATATGGCTTATACTTTATAGACTTTGGgcttaaatataaaaatctatattaataaaGACACCTTATGTCAACCTGTGCTCacaattaaactaaaaataacatgGACACAGAGACCTTCACGTGACAAGACTCAATGACAACATGCTTTAATGAAATGATGTTTCTTGCAGTACGAATTTGTGcaagttaaaaaaatgtatttacgataacatttttcttcttgatgtttatttttagttacaaCTGATCCTTTATCTACAAGTTGCTGTTCAGAATAAGTGTAACTCGTATATTTTAGGAAAGAGACTACCCACGTTTTGAATCTTCTGACTTTACTTATAAATTCTCTcatcattaatattaaaaaaaaaaaaaactaatgtaaagTGCAAGACTAGAtacaaagtatataaataatttgacatTTGTTATACAAACATAAGCTGTCCAATAAAGTACATTTCTTTAAGGTCAAGAAATTCAGTACTCCAAAACAACACTGTAACAGCCATATTTCAGAATTATATTGCAGGTAACTATGTGGGGAGGTGATGTTAAGTCGGAACATCCACACCtgtagtaaaaattaaaaaaacataaaattaacaagatatttctataaaattccaaaaataaaattgtgctaaaaatgtcatttttttaaaattaataatgttcaaaaatgagttacaataaactatccttgtattaaaaaacatgaaaacattgaGCCTGAAACTGTGGGAGAAAATTCtagttttataaaaaattcaACATGAGGTACTTGAACTACACACACAAATGTAATTTTCTTAAaagcacacaaaaaaaaatccttaGAGATCtgttaaagaaactttattacattcaccatttaatatatacatataaaaaatacattaactgcTAGAAGGTTCATACATTGAAACTGTGAAAGCAACAttgtatgttaattatttaaaaattgcaGAATACTTATTACCTGTAAACACATCTTACAGataaaatattccattaaaaGAGGTTTAACCCTTGTCTTAGATTAGCACAAATTATTACTTAATGAATATCTTGATATTTCTAATGTACACATTAAAGAAAATCTGTATCCTTACACACACATGGATTGTAAATGTTTCGTCTAATGTATGTCTAAAACCTAATTTCATACAGGAcaactgtcttttgtttctgcTGTTGAACTAATGGGTAATATTTGAGTTCTTGCAGACAtagtaacaacaaaactgttgAAATAAATTGGCAAAACCATCATTTTTCTCAGCTTAgggtaatttattttctattatatgttGCCATAGTAAGTCACAATCaacacattatgtaacacaaacatACTACATACATAATGTGTATGTGTAAGCCTTTTTAGTGATTTTAAGTTTGGAAAACTTTACTACAAAAAACGTTTTCAGTTTCACACACACaactttttgaaataaatattacagctCTTTAAGAACTATATTATTGAAAAGTAATTGTaaattttagcaaaaaaaaataattctatacTCACACTGAAGTACTAATTGAAGTCTGGGATATCATCATAGGAATATCCAGGATAGCTGCAGTATGCATAATAAACAATTCCAACATGGTATCCACCCGGAATGAACATCAAAGAACCCAGAACAATGAGAATCCAAGTACTTTCAGTGTGCTGAATATTAAGATATGTAAACAATACATATCTACAGCTCATACATGAgaacataaatgtattttgtactctaggtgttacataataacattataaaattaaattaacacaGAAGAGAGAAACTATGTACATTAGCATTGATACTGATGTCTTTTTAattcaacttaaaatatataacttggtgatcaaatatttatatgaaaaaaaacccTTGACATATGAAAGAACATACTTACTATATTTTGTATCCTGTTAAAACTTTGAAAGAATTATATTACTAAAATGTCTTTAAGACAGATTATACAACTGATTATGGTGGGGCTTACAATTTTGAGCACATGCTAAATGATTGTATCAAACATGACATATCTGTGTGGTTCCCTGAACTTTTACTTTCAAGATATCCAAAATTTTGAAGTGTCCATTCCCTTCCcttttattgtgtgtgtataaaattccttttcataaaaaaataaatctgatataatgacacaagttaaaaaaattctataatcttaaatgttatttacttacaTCAAACTACCCTCATTATTACAACCATAGTGCACTCAAATTGTCATTCTTTAACGAAATAACATAACATGTTTGTAGTGTTTGGAAAACAATTACACTCCCTTATTAAACAGCCTTATAAAAGTTAGCGAATTATAAAAcgacaaaaacattaaacatcCAAAGAAagatacagaagttttattttactgtgtgtGTAGACATACACTGATTTACCTACAGCCATTCTTGAAAGGCAGAGCCCTCTCATCAACTGATATGTCCTGTTCAAGCAGACAGAATGATCTAAAATTGGTGGTACATTGCCTCAAGTAATGGACTACTTTTCTGATTACATCATCTTCAGGAGGTCAAGCGTTGCCAACAAATGTATATACCTTAACAtacattctactttttttttttttttagacagtgtaataaaaaatattagctTCAAATAAGGGGTCTTAAAGCCATCACATTTCACATTGTGGCTTGTGAATTATGCCAACCAAAACAGCTACAGCTAGGAATCCTCTCTTCTTGGTTACTGAACCATCTGGTTTGAAAAACAAGTAACCTCAGACAGTGAAATCAATGAGCTCACATCAAAACATTTCCCAACATTTGACTGTTGTTGGCTAGTGGGTTACTTGGCAATACTACCTATAACTGCAGCAGGGGTTGTCTAGTATTTCCAATTCACTGTTTCAGTTTTGACTAGCAGATGTACAATTTAACCAACTAACCAATTTCTAACAAACGTATTTTACTATATTCaccattacatataaaataactaaaactgtatTGCAAGAACTCATGCCTGGCTGTACCAACCATGTCTTTTAATCACTGACATCAGATACATGGACATAAAAAATGTATACTAGGACAACGTATTGGCATATGCTGCCATCTATGTACAAGTTATGGAACTTATGATGACAAGAACCCACTTGAAGaaacatgtattctcaagacgtctgttatgggtattaaaactgtaattaagataaagtacagaacaatgtttcaaccttcttaggtcatcgttTGATTAACAGAGTTTGCAATTGTTGCAAAACTTTTGTGTCTAGAGAATACAAGTTACGGAACTCAGTTGTacattaaagaattttttttaatgtgccaTGAATGCAAAGTTGTACCTTTATGTAAATGTTATGGTTTTGCCAGTTAAAACTGTCTTATATTGAAATACATAAGTACAAGTAACTACTAGAGAAAAAACCATTAAATCAATAACAGTGAAAGCAATGGTTTCTGTGTGGGCGTGCACGTGTCAGCTGGTAGTCTAGTCATATTTCTCCTTATATCCCATGATCCCTTCTTTCCACTTCCATTTATGAATATTAGCTATATGAAGGTCTTAAAACACAATCAAGTTTCAATACAAAACTATGCTTGTCTAGAATAGCTATATAGCAATAAATAACCAATCTTTTAAATCTGTAAAAGATGTCACAGTTTTTGTCACCATGCAgttaaatacaatacaataagCTATTTCAAGAGAAACAATCTAAAGTGGTGTGAAATTCTAATACTTATCACCTGTGTTATATGAACTAACTTACTTATTAACAAAGTGATGATATGAGACAGTACAAAATCAGCAACACATTAACTCTCTGGAACTATTAGATAGTAAAGTCATCAGTTATAAGGATAACGGATGACTGtgataatagtaaaataatatacaacGTATGCTGACTTTTATATACACCTATCCAATTATTACAGTTcaataaacaagattattttcCTACcaggtaaaatgaaaaaaattattttacatacctTTGCATCAATGTAACCAGTTAGTAGAAGTGAACCAATAATTATTAAGACGAttccaacaacaaataaaaatacagctAATGTAATGGCTTTCCAAGGAATTTTCACTTGTGGCTTCtcaaactataaacaaaaaagtggattAATCAAATTATTATAGGAAAATTGAAActcaaaacagttttatgtatttgTCCAGTATCAACATCATGGTCAGGATATATTAATGTCCTCTGTGGTTTAACttggaataaaaaaaactgtcttcACTATGAAGAATCCCACAGTACTGAGATTTTAAACACACTGTTCTGCTACCAATTCAATGGTCTCTCACAGTATTTGATGGTaggtggaaaaaaacaaaaaaacttttatgatTCTTAGTCAATCAAAACTGGTTGAATTAATAGATTACCAGTTCACTGTCATCAATTATAACTAGTCCTAAGTGTTCACATTCCTTAATTATCTGAGCCATCACTCTGACTAATTAGCTATTGTCATCAGCATACAATGCAAAGAAATG
This region includes:
- the LOC143255951 gene encoding transmembrane protein 230-like isoform X2; this encodes MVVPIISRSEKERTLETSPSRSVFLSCSLKPENFRQSCDDMAKKNASGNSVVRYHKISQIDDGFVDLQFEKPQVKIPWKAITLAVFLFVVGIVLIIIGSLLLTGYIDAKHTESTWILIVLGSLMFIPGGYHVGIVYYAYCSYPGYSYDDIPDFN
- the LOC143255951 gene encoding uncharacterized protein LOC143255951 isoform X3, with product MAKKNASGNSVVRYHKISQIDDGFVDLQFEKPQVKIPWKAITLAVFLFVVGIVLIIIGSLLLTGYIDAKVWMFRLNITSPHSYLQYNSEIWLLQCCFGVLNFLTLKKCTLLDSLCLYNKCQIIYILCI
- the LOC143255951 gene encoding uncharacterized protein LOC143255951 isoform X1; amino-acid sequence: MVVPIISRSEKERTLETSPSRSVFLSCSLKPENFRQSCDDMAKKNASGNSVVRYHKISQIDDGFVDLQFEKPQVKIPWKAITLAVFLFVVGIVLIIIGSLLLTGYIDAKVWMFRLNITSPHSYLQYNSEIWLLQCCFGVLNFLTLKKCTLLDSLCLYNKCQIIYILCI
- the LOC143255951 gene encoding transmembrane protein 230-like isoform X4 encodes the protein MAKKNASGNSVVRYHKISQIDDGFVDLQFEKPQVKIPWKAITLAVFLFVVGIVLIIIGSLLLTGYIDAKHTESTWILIVLGSLMFIPGGYHVGIVYYAYCSYPGYSYDDIPDFN